A portion of the Stella humosa genome contains these proteins:
- a CDS encoding alpha/beta fold hydrolase, whose amino-acid sequence MPPEPPRPQTRVVPVYCSDALHPVHCAVWGAANTGPTAIILHGFLQNGRECDHLAAALAAAGWRVFCPDFPGHGRSAWLRDGEYRFTTYAATIATMLAVADRPDIHLVARSMGGVVAMRMAGQAGIPLGSLTLVDVAVQWPPDAVAYHSSLLPKEMEFANPMAAAEAVRLLVSDRGPISFKGMREVLEYSMTRTRDGRIRFRCDPRLRTSIRFLDMQRGDKDRSDSWRAIEVPTLLVRGGRSIMLTADTADRMIAMNPRAELLTLADAGHPPWLRRPAEVAPIVAWLGRQALAARQRLRAGGV is encoded by the coding sequence ATGCCACCCGAACCGCCGCGACCGCAAACACGCGTCGTCCCCGTCTATTGCAGCGATGCCCTGCATCCCGTTCATTGCGCCGTGTGGGGTGCCGCCAACACCGGCCCGACCGCGATCATCCTGCACGGCTTCCTGCAGAACGGCCGGGAATGCGATCATCTGGCGGCCGCCCTGGCGGCGGCGGGATGGCGGGTGTTCTGCCCCGACTTCCCTGGGCACGGCCGCAGCGCCTGGCTGCGCGACGGCGAGTACCGGTTCACCACCTATGCCGCGACCATCGCGACCATGCTGGCGGTCGCGGACAGGCCTGACATCCATCTGGTTGCGCGATCCATGGGCGGCGTCGTCGCCATGCGGATGGCCGGCCAAGCGGGCATTCCCCTGGGCTCGCTGACCTTGGTCGACGTTGCCGTGCAGTGGCCGCCGGATGCCGTCGCGTATCATTCCAGCCTGCTGCCCAAGGAGATGGAATTCGCCAACCCGATGGCCGCGGCCGAGGCGGTCCGGCTGCTCGTCAGCGATCGCGGACCGATATCGTTCAAGGGCATGCGCGAAGTGCTGGAATACAGCATGACCCGGACGCGCGATGGCCGCATCCGCTTCCGCTGCGACCCGCGACTGCGGACCAGCATCCGCTTCCTGGACATGCAGCGCGGCGACAAGGATCGCTCGGACTCCTGGCGGGCGATCGAGGTGCCGACCCTGCTCGTGCGGGGCGGCCGGTCGATCATGCTGACGGCCGATACCGCCGACCGGATGATCGCCATGAACCCCAGGGCCGAACTGCTGACCCTGGCCGACGCCGGCCACCCGCCCTGGCTGCGGCGGCCAGCCGAGGTTGCCCCGATCGTGGCTTGGCTGGGCCGGCAAGCGCTGGCCGCGCGGCAGCGGCTCCGGGCGGGAGGGGTCTAG